A window from Hymenobacter volaticus encodes these proteins:
- a CDS encoding LTA synthase family protein, giving the protein MKNRFQFQWRYFLFWLAYFVVAKALFLLYHFSKSAALPAPTLAGIFGYGLRLDASTTAYLSVVPFTLFILGSLLGPRFPFGALVKSYTAVAALLVALLSIADLELYRVWGFRMDATPLQYLSSPTEMAASAGSAPLLVLGLALVVLLVAGVLLYNKVVGKVPPLPAGFGRGRAALAGLLYTALLVVPLRGGLQQIPINQSDVYFSAVPFANHAAVNLPWNVANSVRLRDKNTDRYRFMPDSTATRLVRPLYTYTQATPDSLTHALLRSKHPNVVFIILESFTSKLVGSVGGESGVTPNLDSLARTGVLFNNIYAAGDRSQKGLVALLSGFPNQPNNSIIKYPRKTEQLAHLCQSLKQVGYSSHYYYGENWLLPT; this is encoded by the coding sequence GTGAAAAACCGATTTCAGTTCCAGTGGCGCTACTTTCTGTTTTGGCTAGCTTATTTCGTAGTAGCCAAGGCGCTGTTTTTGCTCTATCACTTCTCTAAATCAGCTGCTTTACCGGCCCCTACGCTTGCCGGCATATTTGGCTATGGCTTGCGGCTAGATGCTTCCACAACGGCCTATCTGAGCGTTGTTCCTTTCACGCTCTTCATCTTGGGCTCCTTGCTTGGGCCGCGCTTTCCGTTTGGGGCGCTTGTTAAAAGCTATACGGCAGTAGCCGCGCTGCTGGTAGCCTTACTAAGTATTGCCGACTTGGAACTGTACCGGGTGTGGGGCTTCCGGATGGACGCTACCCCATTGCAATATTTAAGCTCTCCTACCGAAATGGCAGCATCTGCCGGAAGTGCGCCTTTGCTGGTACTTGGGTTGGCCCTGGTAGTACTTTTGGTGGCAGGCGTACTCCTATATAATAAGGTAGTAGGGAAAGTACCACCGTTACCAGCTGGCTTTGGTCGTGGACGGGCGGCGCTGGCAGGCCTGCTTTACACGGCTTTGCTGGTTGTGCCGCTGCGGGGTGGCCTGCAGCAAATTCCTATTAACCAGAGCGACGTATATTTCTCTGCTGTTCCGTTTGCCAACCACGCAGCGGTCAATTTGCCTTGGAACGTCGCCAATTCTGTGCGGCTGCGTGATAAAAACACCGATCGTTATCGCTTCATGCCCGACTCGACGGCTACGCGCCTTGTGCGGCCCCTCTATACCTATACTCAAGCAACCCCCGATTCCTTGACCCACGCTTTGTTGCGCAGCAAGCATCCCAATGTGGTGTTCATCATCTTGGAGAGCTTCACATCCAAGTTAGTGGGTAGCGTGGGCGGCGAGTCAGGCGTAACACCAAATTTGGATAGCCTGGCTCGCACGGGAGTTTTATTCAATAACATATACGCCGCCGGCGACCGAAGCCAAAAAGGATTGGTGGCGCTGTTATCCGGCTTTCCTAACCAGCCCAACAACAGTATCATCAAGTATCCGCGCAAAACGGAACAGCTAGCTCACCTATGTCAGTCGCTGAAACAAGTCGGTTATAGCTCCCACTATTACTATGGGGAGAACTGGCTTTTGCCAACATGA
- a CDS encoding LTA synthase family protein, giving the protein MKSYIVTAGYDKLTERDDFLKSQQNSKWGAHDHIVFDRVLQDLNSQPQPFFSTIFTLSSHEPFEIPIARKFKGTDETALFRNSVYYTDWALGRFLQEARRQPWYDNTLLVLAADHGHQLPGDNSVEDPAKFRIPLVLAGGALRPEVRGRVVSDLGSQTDVVATLLAQLHLPTTPYRWSRDLLRPVRQPSAFYCYTDGFGFATPAGLLLFDNVSRREIRRDTGVPTSQLQQGQAYEQLTYADYLAK; this is encoded by the coding sequence ATGAAAAGCTACATCGTAACGGCTGGCTACGACAAACTAACTGAGCGCGACGACTTTCTTAAAAGTCAGCAAAACTCGAAGTGGGGCGCCCACGACCATATTGTGTTCGACCGGGTGCTGCAGGATCTTAATTCGCAGCCGCAACCTTTCTTTAGCACTATTTTCACGCTGAGCAGCCACGAGCCGTTCGAGATTCCTATTGCGCGCAAATTCAAGGGCACCGACGAAACGGCGCTATTCCGCAACTCCGTATACTATACCGACTGGGCCCTCGGGCGCTTTCTGCAGGAAGCCCGCCGCCAGCCCTGGTACGACAATACGTTGCTAGTACTTGCGGCAGACCACGGCCATCAACTGCCAGGCGATAATTCTGTGGAAGATCCGGCTAAGTTTCGGATTCCGCTGGTACTGGCCGGCGGGGCGCTACGCCCCGAGGTGCGGGGCCGTGTAGTATCGGACCTGGGCTCCCAGACCGATGTGGTTGCCACCCTGCTAGCACAGTTGCACCTTCCTACGACCCCCTACCGCTGGAGCCGCGACCTGCTGCGCCCCGTGCGTCAGCCGTCGGCGTTTTATTGCTACACCGATGGCTTCGGCTTCGCTACGCCCGCTGGCCTACTGCTCTTCGATAATGTCTCGCGCCGAGAAATTAGGCGCGACACAGGCGTCCCAACTAGTCAGTTGCAACAGGGCCAAGCATATGAGCAATTAACGTACGCGGACTATCTAGCGAAATAA
- a CDS encoding glycosyl hydrolase codes for MLLLLRCLLFLLLLVPTTMQAQQKPVGKLAPKPLFRDPIYDGAADPVVIWNRKEKKWFMFYTNRRATDTTAAGVTWVHGTRIGIAESEDGGATWRYRDTANINYRPTPQYTHWAPEVIEDKGVYHMFLTYVPGIFTDWNHARSILHLTSSDLLNWKYESSLVLATDKVIDACVYQLPDGTWRMWYNNERDGKSIYYADSPDLYHWQDKGKALTERGEGPKVFQWQGRYWMAIDKWKGLGVYSSSDLKQWQAQPERLLELPGKGPFDQAIGGHPDVLVQGDRAFLLYFTHPGRTSASNGIDPKRSLIQVVELHYQAGKLTADRDQPTYIKLTPPAARKRLKP; via the coding sequence ATGCTTCTTCTCCTACGCTGCCTGCTCTTTCTGCTGCTCTTGGTTCCCACTACTATGCAAGCGCAGCAGAAACCGGTTGGCAAACTTGCACCCAAGCCGTTGTTTCGGGACCCGATTTACGATGGTGCCGCCGACCCAGTGGTTATCTGGAATAGGAAAGAGAAGAAATGGTTTATGTTTTACACCAACCGCCGCGCCACTGATACCACGGCGGCGGGGGTTACGTGGGTGCATGGCACGCGCATTGGCATTGCCGAATCAGAAGATGGTGGAGCTACTTGGCGTTACCGCGACACGGCCAACATCAATTACCGCCCCACGCCACAGTACACGCACTGGGCTCCCGAGGTAATAGAAGACAAAGGAGTGTACCACATGTTTCTAACGTACGTGCCCGGCATTTTCACCGACTGGAATCACGCGCGCAGCATCTTGCACCTAACAAGTTCGGACCTGCTGAATTGGAAGTACGAGTCGAGTTTGGTGCTGGCTACCGATAAAGTGATTGACGCTTGCGTGTACCAGCTGCCCGATGGCACGTGGCGAATGTGGTACAACAACGAACGGGATGGCAAAAGCATTTATTACGCCGACAGTCCCGACCTCTACCACTGGCAAGACAAAGGCAAAGCCTTGACTGAGCGCGGCGAAGGCCCCAAAGTATTCCAGTGGCAGGGCCGCTACTGGATGGCGATTGATAAATGGAAAGGTTTGGGGGTTTACAGTTCCTCGGACCTCAAGCAGTGGCAGGCCCAGCCCGAACGTCTACTCGAATTACCTGGCAAAGGCCCTTTCGATCAGGCTATTGGCGGCCACCCTGACGTGCTAGTGCAAGGCGACCGAGCGTTCCTGCTCTATTTCACTCATCCTGGCCGCACTTCCGCTAGTAACGGCATCGACCCCAAACGCAGCCTGATTCAGGTAGTAGAGCTGCATTACCAAGCGGGTAAGCTGACTGCCGACCGTGACCAACCTACGTATATAAAGCTCACTCCACCAGCCGCCCGCAAACGTCTGAAGCCGTAG